Part of the Spirochaeta isovalerica genome, AGATAAGAAACCACGAGCCCAGAAGAATCAGCAATACCAGCCATGTAGAAGCATATGTCTGGGTAAAGAACAGTTTTCCGATGACGGGAATCTTCGAAAGCAGCGGAACATTGAAACGGGTCAGCCCGCTTGTGATATGGATATTGCCGCTTCCCGTAATGGTTCTTGCGATAAATACTGTCAGCGCGCCGGCAATCATATTTATCGCCGTACCGCTTATAACCTGATTGGCATTGAGATTGATACTCGCAAAAGCATGAAGCAGGGAAAAGATTGCTCCGATGATCATGGCCGCCAGAAGTCCAAGCCATATGGCGCCTTCGGGCATGATGGGCTGCAGAACGGAAATTACGTAAGCGCTTGTAAAGGAGCCGACGACCATTAGCCCTTCGAGACCGATATTGACAACACCGCTCCGCTCGCTGAAAAGGCCGCCGAGAGATGTAATGAGCAAAGGAATTGTAGCGGCGACAGCATATGGAAATATTTTAGCTATGAGTTCCCACATATTAATTGCCCTCCTTTTTAAACTTCTTCCTGATTGAGTCGATTGCCTTTTCAATCAGAACGCTGGTTGCGGCAAAATAGATGATTGTCGCAATAATTGTATCGCCGATTTCCGGCGGTATGGAGGTCATGGCATTCATAAATCCCTTACCGGAGTGCAGTATGCCGAAGAAGATGGCGCTGACCAGAACACCATAAGGAGAGTTCGCTCCGAGAAGAGCAACGGCGATTCCGTCGAAACCGTAAGAGGGAAGAACCCCGATTTTCATGGTGTTGGCATAACCGATATAGAATGTCGCCCCGGCCAGACCGGCTAGTGCGCCGGAGATAACCATGGAGAGCACGATATTCCGGTTAACTTTCATCCCGGCGTATTCGGCTGAGAAACGGTTATAACCAGCCGCTTTCAGCTCGAAACCGAGAACCGTACGGTTCAGAATGACAGCTATCAGCACGACTGCCAGAAGAGCCAGGAACAGCCCCAGATTTATCGACGAATCGTTAAAAAGTTCTGTCAGCCAGGGCGCTCTTAAGGAGGCTGCTTTGGAGATTGCTCTCGACTCGGTATCGTATGCCCCTTTAAAGAAAGAGGGGATGGTGTAGTAGATCGTCCAGTAGGCGATCCAGTTCATCATAATGGTGGAAACGACCTCGTGAACATTGAAACGGGCTTTCAGCAGACCAGGAACCAGGGCCCAGAGACCGCCACCGACAAATGCCGCCGCAATAGCGACAAGAAGCACAACCGCTCTGGGAGCGTCAAGAGACAGCCCCACAGCTGTGGCGCAGAGACCTCCGAAAAGCATTTGACCGGAAGCACCGATATTAAAAAGCCCGGTTCTGAAAGCAAAGGCTACAGAAAGACCTGTTAAAATCAATGTGGTGGCAGTAGACAGAGTATCGCCTATCCTACCCACATTCATCAGTCCGCCGCGGAACAGATATGTAAATCCCATAAATGGATTATTACCGGTAAAAGCCATAAGTATGGCGCCGGCAATAAGTCCGAGCAATACGGAAATTAATCCGATCAGTACTTGTTTGTTTATATGTAATTTCAAGGATTCTCTCCTTTTCCGATACCGGCCATCATAAGACCGACTTCATTTTCATTTGTTTCCGAAGCCTTAACCATTCCGACCAGTTCTCCGTGGTTGATAATGGCTATGCGGTCTGAAAGGTCAAGGATCTCATCGAGTTCGAGGGAAACGAGGAGAACTGCTTTTCCGCTGTCTCTCTGTTCCACGAGTCTTTTATGAATATATTCGATTGAACCAACATCGAGACCTCTGGTGGGCTGAACGGCTATGAGGAGATTGGGATTGTGGTCCACTTCCCTGCCGACGATTGCCTTCTGCTGGTTTCCTCCCGACATCGATCTTGTTATTGATACTGCCCCTTCGCCGGATCTGACATCGAAATCCTTGATAATCTTGTCGGCGTGTTTTCGGATCGCATCAAAATTGAGGAAACCGTTTTTCGAGTACGGAACCTTGTTGTAAATCTCCAGAACCATATTCTCTTCCAGAGAATAATCGAGAACCAGACCGTGCTTATGCCTGTCTTCGGGAATGTGCGCCATTCCCGATTCGATTCTTTCTTTGATGGAACTGGAAGTAATATCCACATTATCCAGCTTGACGCTTCCAGATTCAATCTTTTTGAGGCCGGTCAGGGCTTCGACAAGTTCTGTCTGTCCGTTTCCATCTACTCCGGCCAGTCCGACGATTTCTCCGGCTCTGACTTGAAGAGAGAAATCTTTCAGTCCCATAACGCCGTGATTTCCCATTACCGAGAGCTTATCGATATCAAGAACGAGTTCTCCCGGTTCCTGATCTTTTTTATCGACAGTAAAAGACACGACACGACCGACCATCATTTCAGCCATTTTGGCTTCGTTCGTATCGGCTACTTCTACTGTTCCGATCACCTTACCTCTCCGGATAACCGTACAGCGATCTGCTGCAGCTTTTATCTCTTTGAGCTTATGAGTGATAAGAAGAATGGACTTGCCCTCTTCCGTAAGGTTTTTCATTATCTTCATTAACTCCAGGATTTCCTGGGGTGTGAGTACCGCTGTAGGCTCATCAAATATAAGCACATCGGCATTGCGGTAAAGCATTTTAAGAATTTCGACTCTCTGCTGCATACCGACTGAAACATCTTCAATCAGTGCGTCGGGGTTGACATCGAGTTTGTATTTTTCTGAAAGTTCCTTGATTCTTT contains:
- a CDS encoding ABC transporter permease; amino-acid sequence: MWELIAKIFPYAVAATIPLLITSLGGLFSERSGVVNIGLEGLMVVGSFTSAYVISVLQPIMPEGAIWLGLLAAMIIGAIFSLLHAFASINLNANQVISGTAINMIAGALTVFIARTITGSGNIHITSGLTRFNVPLLSKIPVIGKLFFTQTYASTWLVLLILLGSWFLIYKTAFGLRLRACGEHPHAADAAGVNVYFIRYIGVMFSGAFAGLGGAVIIVTYSGEFNGSVAGLGFLALAALIFGQWKPLGILGATFFFGFASTLANVSQVIPAFKVIPGIILKVFPYVITLIALILFSKSSQAPKAAGEPFEHGKR
- a CDS encoding ABC transporter permease, yielding MKLHINKQVLIGLISVLLGLIAGAILMAFTGNNPFMGFTYLFRGGLMNVGRIGDTLSTATTLILTGLSVAFAFRTGLFNIGASGQMLFGGLCATAVGLSLDAPRAVVLLVAIAAAFVGGGLWALVPGLLKARFNVHEVVSTIMMNWIAYWTIYYTIPSFFKGAYDTESRAISKAASLRAPWLTELFNDSSINLGLFLALLAVVLIAVILNRTVLGFELKAAGYNRFSAEYAGMKVNRNIVLSMVISGALAGLAGATFYIGYANTMKIGVLPSYGFDGIAVALLGANSPYGVLVSAIFFGILHSGKGFMNAMTSIPPEIGDTIIATIIYFAATSVLIEKAIDSIRKKFKKEGN
- a CDS encoding ABC transporter ATP-binding protein — protein: MNNIRKEFPGIVANDDISINLKKGEIHALLGENGAGKSTLMSILFGLYKPDRGQIRINGKEVTINNPNMANELGIGMVHQHFKLVHNFTVTENIILGLEPRQGLTLNLKAASKRIKELSEKYKLDVNPDALIEDVSVGMQQRVEILKMLYRNADVLIFDEPTAVLTPQEILELMKIMKNLTEEGKSILLITHKLKEIKAAADRCTVIRRGKVIGTVEVADTNEAKMAEMMVGRVVSFTVDKKDQEPGELVLDIDKLSVMGNHGVMGLKDFSLQVRAGEIVGLAGVDGNGQTELVEALTGLKKIESGSVKLDNVDITSSSIKERIESGMAHIPEDRHKHGLVLDYSLEENMVLEIYNKVPYSKNGFLNFDAIRKHADKIIKDFDVRSGEGAVSITRSMSGGNQQKAIVGREVDHNPNLLIAVQPTRGLDVGSIEYIHKRLVEQRDSGKAVLLVSLELDEILDLSDRIAIINHGELVGMVKASETNENEVGLMMAGIGKGENP